In the genome of Malania oleifera isolate guangnan ecotype guangnan chromosome 5, ASM2987363v1, whole genome shotgun sequence, the window tatacaccccttaggagaaaaaaaTTAAGCATAACCCGTAGCTCCACctaggacaataggttgggacgtCTCCCATCTAGCATCTGGAGACGTTaaacaagtccaagcaatgcttaaaCTTATCCATGGTAACAGACTTTGTCAACACGTCTGCTGCATTTTCAAAAGTTTGAACTTTTTCAAGTAAGGGTTCACCAGAAGAAACCAATTCCCAAATCCCGTGAAACCTCACATTTATGTTCTtggtccttgcatgatacaccAGGTTCTTCATCAAATAAATTGCACTCCGACTATCACAACGTAGCTGAACTCACGCATACTGAATAACCAACTCCTTGACCAATCCtttaagccacaatgcttccttggcagcttTGGCCAATGCCATATACTCCAACTCAGTTTTAAATAGTGCAACTAGAGACtctaccatggacctccaacatataggtcctcccacaaaggTGAGCGCATTCCCTGTTGTAGACCTTATGTCATCCAAGTCATTTGCATAGTATGCATCCTCATATCCCATAACTGAAAAATCACTCTATTGcctgccgaacatgatgccataatctGCAATACCCCTCAAGTATTTGAAAATCtacttgactgcatcccaatgttgtcgacccgaatttaaaataaACTTGTTCACCACACTAACAGCTTGTGTCAGATCcagtcttgtacataccatatcATACATCAAGCACCCCACTGCATTGGCAtatgggacctttgacatgtcacgaacATCATCATCCATCTTTGGGCACTTGGCGatagacaatctaaaatgatttgCTAATGGTGTACACACCTGTTTTGTATtatccatgctaaacctctccaacagcCTCTCAATATAGCTACCCCGAGATAACCATATCCATTAATAATCAGGGAATGACCTACATGTTGCACCacatattttttcttcttttatttgcagATTTCACTGCAAAAAAGTAGCATCCATTCATCTATTAATCAGAAAATGGTTGGTATGATCCATCTCACAATTTAATTTGATGTTTACGAATTTACAAGTGACAAGTGTGTGCATGAGGAACACTAGATGGAAAGGGAGAATATTTTTGTGTCATAAATAGCTTCCCATATTTCTCCATGCTTGACTTGTGTGTTCTCCTTTAACACgagttttaatattaattaatggAAGGGCTTGTCCTCATCTAACAACTACAAGTCATACATATTCCATTGTTTCCCAACAATTTAGTACTATTAGTCttcattctctttctctttcca includes:
- the LOC131156010 gene encoding secreted RxLR effector protein 161-like, which produces MDDDVRDMSKVPYANAVGCLMYDMSDFSVMGYEDAYYANDLDDIRSTTGNALTFVGGPICWRSMVESLVALFKTELEYMALAKAAKEALWLKGLVKELVIQYA